One stretch of Candidatus Methylacidithermus pantelleriae DNA includes these proteins:
- a CDS encoding NAD(P)-dependent oxidoreductase produces MAGVVLASFEEQKGDRELFERILGRETPVHFWPSLDSQVREKILQEVSILVSWNPRWDFRPEPARIFSRMTHLLFLQLVTAGADHAPYELLDPQVEVACNPGAYSAPVAEHALALVLALAKRIPHQLENLRKRVFDDRTENRMLQGMKALVVGFGSIGRAIGRLLRAFGVSLWAINRSGQTTEPVLRCGTLRELPEWLPRADLIVLSLPLTRATRGILGKAELERIKEDAILINVARGELVDQEALFEKLVRCPNFLVGLDTWWKEPRLHGSFSLRFPFLELPNVVGSPHNATCVPSVRSQALALALENVKAFLRAKEIVRGRVDRSDYEP; encoded by the coding sequence AGCAGAAGGGGGATCGAGAACTCTTTGAGCGTATTCTCGGCCGCGAAACTCCCGTTCACTTTTGGCCCTCTCTTGATTCGCAGGTTCGGGAAAAGATCCTCCAGGAGGTTAGCATTTTAGTGAGCTGGAACCCCCGGTGGGATTTTCGGCCGGAGCCAGCCCGAATCTTTTCCCGGATGACCCATCTTCTTTTTCTCCAGCTGGTGACCGCAGGGGCTGATCATGCGCCCTACGAGCTGCTCGATCCACAGGTGGAAGTTGCGTGCAACCCGGGAGCTTACTCGGCGCCGGTGGCAGAACATGCATTGGCTCTTGTCCTTGCATTGGCAAAGCGCATTCCGCACCAACTGGAAAACTTGAGGAAACGGGTCTTTGACGACCGTACCGAAAATCGCATGCTCCAGGGGATGAAGGCTCTGGTTGTGGGTTTTGGGAGTATTGGCCGGGCAATTGGAAGGCTTCTGCGAGCGTTTGGGGTCTCCCTTTGGGCGATCAACCGATCGGGGCAAACCACTGAGCCAGTACTTAGGTGTGGGACCCTGCGAGAACTTCCCGAATGGTTACCACGCGCCGACCTTATTGTGTTAAGCCTGCCACTGACCCGAGCCACCCGAGGGATTCTTGGCAAGGCGGAACTGGAAAGGATCAAGGAAGATGCGATTTTGATTAACGTCGCCCGGGGAGAACTGGTTGACCAAGAGGCTCTCTTCGAAAAGTTGGTCCGCTGTCCCAACTTCCTTGTTGGGCTTGATACCTGGTGGAAGGAGCCGCGGTTGCACGGAAGCTTCTCCCTGCGCTTTCCTTTCTTAGAACTCCCCAATGTGGTTGGCTCTCCCCATAACGCAACGTGTGTCCCAAGCGTTCGATCTCAGGCGCTTGCACTTGCCCTGGAAAACGTTAAGGCCTTTCTTCGAGCGAAGGAAATAGTGCGGGGGAGAGTCGATCGCTCCGATTACGAGCCCTAG